A single Marinitoga aeolica DNA region contains:
- the ruvB gene encoding Holliday junction branch migration DNA helicase RuvB — translation MDERLLDPSERTEESTIINLRPQKLDEYIGQEKVKEKLKITIDAAKKRKEPLDHILLAGPPGLGKTTLANVIANEMGANIQITSGPVLERAGDLAAILTNLQNGDVLFIDEIHRINRSVEEILYSAMEDFQLDIVIGKGPGARSIRIDLNHFTLIGATTRTGLIAAPLRSRFGIIMEMNFYPPEELKDIITRSAKLLNVEITEDAALLIAERSRGTPRIANRLLKRVRDFAQINNDGVIDRESAEKTMTLLEIDTEGLDDMDRRILKTIIEFYKGGPVGLKALAASLGIESDSISEVYEPYLLQKGFLVRTHRGRVVTEKALKHLGYTRENNKKLYSLWGN, via the coding sequence ATGGATGAAAGACTTTTAGATCCTTCGGAAAGAACAGAAGAAAGCACTATAATTAATTTAAGACCTCAAAAATTAGATGAATATATAGGTCAAGAAAAGGTAAAAGAAAAATTAAAAATTACTATTGATGCGGCTAAAAAGAGAAAAGAGCCGCTTGATCATATTTTGTTGGCAGGTCCTCCTGGTTTGGGTAAAACAACACTTGCAAATGTTATTGCAAATGAAATGGGAGCAAATATTCAAATAACGAGTGGTCCTGTTTTAGAAAGAGCAGGTGATCTAGCAGCCATTTTGACTAATTTGCAAAATGGGGATGTGCTTTTTATTGATGAAATTCATAGAATTAATAGGTCTGTGGAAGAAATATTATATTCTGCGATGGAAGATTTTCAACTCGATATTGTTATAGGTAAGGGACCAGGAGCCAGATCAATAAGAATTGATTTAAACCATTTTACATTAATAGGAGCGACTACAAGAACAGGATTAATAGCAGCTCCGTTGAGAAGTAGATTCGGAATAATAATGGAAATGAATTTTTATCCACCAGAAGAATTAAAAGATATTATAACTAGAAGTGCGAAATTGTTAAATGTAGAAATTACAGAAGATGCAGCTTTGTTAATAGCTGAACGCTCAAGAGGGACACCAAGGATTGCTAATAGATTATTGAAAAGAGTAAGAGATTTTGCGCAAATAAATAATGATGGTGTTATAGATAGAGAATCTGCAGAAAAGACAATGACGTTACTTGAAATAGATACTGAAGGTCTTGATGATATGGATAGAAGAATTTTAAAAACAATTATAGAATTTTACAAAGGAGGCCCTGTAGGATTAAAAGCATTAGCAGCATCTCTTGGTATTGAATCAGATAGTATTAGTGAAGTTTATGAACCATATTTGCTTCAAAAAGGTTTTTTAGTTAGAACGCATCGAGGTAGAGTAGTCACAGAAAAAGCTTTAAAACATTTGGGATATACAAGGGAAAATAATAAAAAATTATATTCGTTATGGGGGAATTGA